A genomic region of Denticeps clupeoides unplaced genomic scaffold, fDenClu1.1, whole genome shotgun sequence contains the following coding sequences:
- the ttyh2 gene encoding protein tweety homolog 2 isoform X1 yields MSAARVEYIAPWWSSWLHGFPHISLNLQPVSSTFSPGDGEYQQSLVFLACVAAAGLGVNLLGLAIYLGVLCCCRRDEDEDGSKKSGSCCVTWSAVAAGLICCVAVGVGFYGNSETNDGVYQLTYSLYNANHTLGGVESLVDGTMGGMQTGLQQHLARLDEIFATRGDYVQTLRFMQQMAESIIKQLLGLPDWTQVEVDLSAVADRIAYVEYYRWLSYLLLLILDLIICLTACLGLAKQSRWLLTTMMVFGVLTLMVSWASLGADIATAVGTSDFCVSPDKFLMNQTRDALSADIVHYYLYCSQTLPNPFQQALTIFQRSLTTMQIQVQGLLQFAVPLFPTAERDLLGVQQLLNSSETRLHQLTALLDCRGLNKDYLDALMGVCYDGVEGLLYLCLFSLLSASAFCAMLCAIPRAWRQIANRDRDYDDIEDDGPFSPQARRATAHNMTNMQSFCSYSSSMGSQSSLQAPPTSVSNAPVSEYMNQAALFGGNPRYENVPLIGRGSPPPSYSPSMRATYLSMTEEQRRHFGDEFQA; encoded by the exons ATGTCCGCCGCCCGGGTGGAGTACATCGCTCCGTGGTGGAGCAGCTGGCTGCACGGCTTCCCGCACATCAGCCTGAACCTCCAGCCCGTCAGCAGCACCTTCAGCCCCGGGGACGGGGAGTACCAGCAG TCTCTGGTGTTCCTGGCCTGCGTGGCGGCGGCCGGCCTGGGCGTGAACCTGCTGGGTCTGGCCATCTACCTgggcgtgctgtgctgctgccggagggacgaggacgaggacggcAGTAAGAAGTCCGGCTCCTGCTGCGTCACCTGGTCCGCGGTGGCCGCTGGCCTCATCTGCTG cgtGGCTGTGGGCGTGGGTTTCTACGGCAACAGTGAGACGAACGATGGTGTGTACCAGCTGACCTACTCCCTCTACAATGCCAACCACACCCTGGGCGGAGTGGAGAGTCTG GTGGATGGCACCATGGGTGGCATGCAGACTGGCCTGCAACAGCACCTGGCACGGCTGGATGAGATCTTCGCCACGCGGGGTGACTACGTGCAGACGCTGCGCTTCATGCAGCAAATGGCTGAGAGCATCATCAAGCAGCTGCTGGGGCTGCCCGACTGGACACAAGTGGAGGTGGACCTGTCTGCTGTCGCTGACCGCATTGCCTACGTTGAGTATTACAG GTGGCTGTCCTACCTTCTGCTGCTCATCCTGGACCTGATCATCTGCCTGACGGCCTGTCTGGGTCTGGCCAAACAGTCCCGATGGCTGTTGACCAC GATGATGGTGTTCGGTGTGCTGACTCTCATGGTGAGCTGGGCATCTCTGGGAGCCGACATCGCCACTGCTGtg GGGACCAGTGATTTCTGCGTGTCTCCAGACAAGTTCCTGATGAACCAGACGCGAGACGCTCTGAGCGCCG ACATCGTCCACTACTACCTGTACTGCAGCCAGACGCTCCCTAACCCGTTTCAGCAG GCTCTTACCATCTTCCAGCGCTCTCTCACCACCATGCAGATCCAGGTTCAGGGTCTCCTGCAGTTCGCCGTGCCGCTGTTCCCCACCGCAGAG AGGGACCTGCTGGGCGTTCAGCAGCTTCTGAACTCGTCTGAGACGCGACTCCATCAGCTGACGGCCCTGCTGGACTGCAGGGGCCTGAACAAG gacTACCTGGACGCGCTGATGGGTGTGTGTTATGATGGTGTCGAGGGGCTGCTGTACCTCTGCCTGTTCTCTCTGCTGTCGGCGTCCGCGTTCTGCGCCATGTTGTGTGCCATCCCACGAGCCTGGAGACAGATCGCCAACCG AGACCGCGACTACGATGACATTGAGGACGACGGCCCGTTCAGCCCTCAGGCCCGGCGTGCCACCGCCCACAACATGACCAACATGCAGAGCTTCTGCAGCTACAGTAGCAGCATGGGCAGCCAGAGCAGCctccaggccccgcccacttccGTCTCCAACGCACCCGTCTCCGAGTACAT GAACCAGGCTGCACTGTTCGGGGGCAACCCACGTTACGAGAACGTGCCGCTGATTGGTCGAGGTTCTCCACCTCCTTCG TACTCTCCGAGCATGAGGGCCACTTACCTCTCCATGACCGAGGAGCAGAGGAGGCACTTTGGGGATGAGTTCCAGGCATAG
- the ttyh2 gene encoding protein tweety homolog 2 isoform X2 produces MGGMQTGLQQHLARLDEIFATRGDYVQTLRFMQQMAESIIKQLLGLPDWTQVEVDLSAVADRIAYVEYYRWLSYLLLLILDLIICLTACLGLAKQSRWLLTTMMVFGVLTLMVSWASLGADIATAVGTSDFCVSPDKFLMNQTRDALSADIVHYYLYCSQTLPNPFQQALTIFQRSLTTMQIQVQGLLQFAVPLFPTAERDLLGVQQLLNSSETRLHQLTALLDCRGLNKDYLDALMGVCYDGVEGLLYLCLFSLLSASAFCAMLCAIPRAWRQIANRDRDYDDIEDDGPFSPQARRATAHNMTNMQSFCSYSSSMGSQSSLQAPPTSVSNAPVSEYMNQAALFGGNPRYENVPLIGRGSPPPSYSPSMRATYLSMTEEQRRHFGDEFQA; encoded by the exons ATGGGTGGCATGCAGACTGGCCTGCAACAGCACCTGGCACGGCTGGATGAGATCTTCGCCACGCGGGGTGACTACGTGCAGACGCTGCGCTTCATGCAGCAAATGGCTGAGAGCATCATCAAGCAGCTGCTGGGGCTGCCCGACTGGACACAAGTGGAGGTGGACCTGTCTGCTGTCGCTGACCGCATTGCCTACGTTGAGTATTACAG GTGGCTGTCCTACCTTCTGCTGCTCATCCTGGACCTGATCATCTGCCTGACGGCCTGTCTGGGTCTGGCCAAACAGTCCCGATGGCTGTTGACCAC GATGATGGTGTTCGGTGTGCTGACTCTCATGGTGAGCTGGGCATCTCTGGGAGCCGACATCGCCACTGCTGtg GGGACCAGTGATTTCTGCGTGTCTCCAGACAAGTTCCTGATGAACCAGACGCGAGACGCTCTGAGCGCCG ACATCGTCCACTACTACCTGTACTGCAGCCAGACGCTCCCTAACCCGTTTCAGCAG GCTCTTACCATCTTCCAGCGCTCTCTCACCACCATGCAGATCCAGGTTCAGGGTCTCCTGCAGTTCGCCGTGCCGCTGTTCCCCACCGCAGAG AGGGACCTGCTGGGCGTTCAGCAGCTTCTGAACTCGTCTGAGACGCGACTCCATCAGCTGACGGCCCTGCTGGACTGCAGGGGCCTGAACAAG gacTACCTGGACGCGCTGATGGGTGTGTGTTATGATGGTGTCGAGGGGCTGCTGTACCTCTGCCTGTTCTCTCTGCTGTCGGCGTCCGCGTTCTGCGCCATGTTGTGTGCCATCCCACGAGCCTGGAGACAGATCGCCAACCG AGACCGCGACTACGATGACATTGAGGACGACGGCCCGTTCAGCCCTCAGGCCCGGCGTGCCACCGCCCACAACATGACCAACATGCAGAGCTTCTGCAGCTACAGTAGCAGCATGGGCAGCCAGAGCAGCctccaggccccgcccacttccGTCTCCAACGCACCCGTCTCCGAGTACAT GAACCAGGCTGCACTGTTCGGGGGCAACCCACGTTACGAGAACGTGCCGCTGATTGGTCGAGGTTCTCCACCTCCTTCG TACTCTCCGAGCATGAGGGCCACTTACCTCTCCATGACCGAGGAGCAGAGGAGGCACTTTGGGGATGAGTTCCAGGCATAG
- the rpl38 gene encoding large ribosomal subunit protein eL38 has translation MPRKIEEIKDFLLTARRKDAKSVKIKKNKDNVKFKVRCSRYLYTLVITDKEKAEKLKQSLPPGLAVKELK, from the exons ATG CCTCGCAAAATTGAAGAAATCAAAGATTTCCTGctgacagcgaggaggaaggaTGCTAAAT CCGTTAAGATCAAGAAGAACAAGGACAATGTGAAGTTCAAAGTGCGCTGCAGCAGGTACCTCTACACGCTGGTCATCACAGACAAAGAGAAGGCAGAGAAGCTCAAGCAGTCGCTCCCCCCAG gTCTGGCTGTCAAGGAGCTGAAGTAG